GCAGCGCGACGATGTTGCCGGTGATCGTGAGGGATGAGGCGAGTTCGTGAATGTCGGTGCGCACCGGATCCAGTTGCGGGTTTCCGCTGTTGTCCACGGACAGGGCATACACCGCGCCGCCCTGGACACCGCACTTGTCGCCGAGGGCATTGCCGGTGGTGTTGACGGTGGCCGAGTCGCTGCAAAACTGGACATTGCCGTTGCGCTTCACCGCTTCCATGCGTGCCACGTTGATGGCATCGACGACTTCGTTGGCGACGGTGGTCAGCCGGTTGGAAATCACCATCGAACGGAAACTGGGCGCCGCGAACGCAATGATGACGGCGCCGATCAACAAGGTGATCACGAGCTCCACCACAGTGAAACCACCGACGTGCCCACGGTGCGACCGCCTTGCCCCTAGCTCACTGCATCGCATGTTCATGCGATATCCCCTGACCTTTGTCAGCAAAAGCTTACGTCTAAGCCAGCCAGACGCAAGCTTTAAAGTCGACAAACGGTAGGTTATTTCTGACAGACGGTAGAACCGGTGCACTCACCCACGCATCATTCGTGAGCTGAATCACGCTTCCATCGCCAGGCAAGTGAGGGCAAAAGCGGACGAAACGGCGTTTAATGGACGAAGAGCCGTTCCGTCCTGGACGACGATGCAGCCGCCTGACGGGGTGTGGAGCGGCGCCATAATCGACACGAAAGAAATAGCGCATAACTTTCGTTTATCTGACTTTTGTCGCAGATGCGACTGACTTCGCAATATATTGCCGTCGCCATGTTCACCGCTCAGCGCATCGACCATGCCGGCGGCGGGTTCGATCGGAGCGCCGCGGGTTTGTCCTGAGGCCAACGCCCCGGCAGCGCCCATCCCGAACCCGGCTTTGCTCCTGTCCTTCAGGCTGCCTTCTCTTCGAGCAGGAAATCCAGAACCGTGCGCGTATACAGATCCGGATGCTCCACGTTGGGCAGGTGGACGGCCGGCATCGTCACCAGGCGCGCGCCCGGCACGGTCGATGCGATGAACTCCCCATGGCTGGCCAGCGTGACGGTATCGTCCCTGCCCGCAATCACCAGCGTGGGACGGTTGATCAGCGCAATGGTCCGGCGCATGTCGGTGTCGCGCACGGCGGCGTAGGAGCCGGCCAAACCCTGGGGCGCGGTGGAAAGCAGCATGTCGCGGAACGGTTCGACATCAGGGTGGTTTGCTTCGAGCATGGGCGCCGGGAACCAGTTGGCCAGGAACGCCTCCGCGACAGCGGCCATGTCAGGTGATGTCTTCAGCGCGGCGATGCGTGCATCGAACTCGCTGGGAGGCCCCAGCCGGGCCGACGTGTTGCTGAGGATGAGTTGATCGATGCGTTCCGGCGCATGGATGCCCAGCCACTGCCCCACCAGGCCGCCCAGCGACAAGCCAAGGAAATGCGCCCGCTCGATGCCGAGCGCATCCAGCAGCTCGATCACGTCGCGACCCAGCCGGTCCATCGAATAGGCGCCCGCCGGGGCATCCGACTGGCCGTGGCCGCGGGCGTCATAGCGCAGCACGCGAAAATGCGGGGTCAGCGCGGCTATCTGGCCATCCCACATATGCAGCGTCGTGGCGATGGAGTTTGAAAGGACGAGCACGGGCTTGTCGTCCGTGCCGTCAAGACGGTAGGCCAGGCGATAGCCGTCGCCGGTGGTGATGAAAGTGGTGTCGTTCATGGCGCTTCGCTCCTTGGGTGGGGTCCGGGCCGGTGCCCGGTTCGGATGGAGATGCTAAGCGCCGCCCTTTCAGGTAAAAATTACAAAGTTTTGAAAAACTCTGTAGGTATTTCAGACATGAGCGCCTTCACCCTGCACGACCTCCAGTGCTTCGATGCCGTGGTCAAGGAAGGCGGCTTCCAGGCCGCCGCCGAGGTAATGAACCGCTCGCACCCGGCGGTGTTCGCCGCCGTTGCCAAGCTGGAGCGGCAGCTTGGGCTTGAGCTGCTGGAGCGCGGCGGTTACCGCGTGCAACTCACGGCGGCAGGCCAGTCCTTTCATCGCCGCGCGCAAGCGCTATTGCGCGAACTGGAAAGCCTGCACGCCCACACCGCACAACTGGCCATGGGGGCGGAGAGCGAATTGCGGGTCGTGATTGGCGACCTGTGCCCAGTGCCGCAGACGCTGCGCCTCCTGAGCCGCTTTTTTTCACAGCACCCCAGCACCCGGCTGCATCTGCATTTCGAAGCCGTCACCGGCCCATGGGAGCGACTCTTCAACGACGAGGCGGACCTGATCTTCCACCGCGTGGACAAGCACGATGCACGCACCGAATGGGTGGACCTATGCCCGGTGCCGATGATTCCGGTAGCCGCACCGGGCTTCCTGCCGTTTCGTGCCAGTCGCTCGATACGCCGCGAACAGCTGCGCGAACTCACGCAATGCATCATGCGCGACACAGCGCAAAGCCCGGAGTCACGCAGTTACTTTGTGATGGAAGGCGCGCCGCAGTGCACGGTCGCGGACCAGCTCATGAAGAAGGAAGTCATCCTGCAGGGCATGGCCTGGGGGCACCTGCCCCGCTTCCTGATCGAGCAGGAACTGCGCGATGGCAGCCTGATATCCCTCGCGGGCCGGTATCTCAGTGGCGCCGTGGAGGAGTTGGTGGTGGCCCGCCGTCATGACCGGCCACACGGGCCGGTGGCGAACCAGCTGTGGCAGCTTGTCCAGGAGCACGCGGCGCAATGGCGAACCACGCCGTCGCACTGATCGTTCCATGAGGCGCCCGCCGATGCGGGCGATCCCGCCACTGCGTGGTGGATACGGACACGGAAGCGCCGACGATGGACAGGCACTGTCTCGCGCCTAACGGATTGCCCTTCCGCATGGAGAAACCACATTGACGGAGCGCTGCCG
This genomic interval from Dyella japonica A8 contains the following:
- a CDS encoding GspH/FimT family pseudopilin; amino-acid sequence: MITLLIGAVIIAFAAPSFRSMVISNRLTTVANEVVDAINVARMEAVKRNGNVQFCSDSATVNTTGNALGDKCGVQGGAVYALSVDNSGNPQLDPVRTDIHELASSLTITGNIVALRFNGQGLGVKPGTSMPYSGTVIDICSPNLNADNHRIVRMVAGSILEVVPNPGSCT
- the pcaD gene encoding 3-oxoadipate enol-lactonase, which produces MNDTTFITTGDGYRLAYRLDGTDDKPVLVLSNSIATTLHMWDGQIAALTPHFRVLRYDARGHGQSDAPAGAYSMDRLGRDVIELLDALGIERAHFLGLSLGGLVGQWLGIHAPERIDQLILSNTSARLGPPSEFDARIAALKTSPDMAAVAEAFLANWFPAPMLEANHPDVEPFRDMLLSTAPQGLAGSYAAVRDTDMRRTIALINRPTLVIAGRDDTVTLASHGEFIASTVPGARLVTMPAVHLPNVEHPDLYTRTVLDFLLEEKAA
- a CDS encoding LysR family transcriptional regulator, translating into MLSAALSGKNYKVLKNSVGISDMSAFTLHDLQCFDAVVKEGGFQAAAEVMNRSHPAVFAAVAKLERQLGLELLERGGYRVQLTAAGQSFHRRAQALLRELESLHAHTAQLAMGAESELRVVIGDLCPVPQTLRLLSRFFSQHPSTRLHLHFEAVTGPWERLFNDEADLIFHRVDKHDARTEWVDLCPVPMIPVAAPGFLPFRASRSIRREQLRELTQCIMRDTAQSPESRSYFVMEGAPQCTVADQLMKKEVILQGMAWGHLPRFLIEQELRDGSLISLAGRYLSGAVEELVVARRHDRPHGPVANQLWQLVQEHAAQWRTTPSH